Proteins encoded together in one Streptomyces sp. NBC_01216 window:
- a CDS encoding pyrimidine reductase family protein, giving the protein MRRLFPVTDMTAAEATAGDREWSLDELADAYAYPEEADRGPEGTWLRANMVSSLDGAGQHEGRSQPLSSPSDMRIFGTLRGLADVVVVGAQTVRSEGYRPARAREVFAGRRAAAGQGPAPVIAVASASLELDFSAPLFTAPLVPTLVLTGAAAAPEKLLAAEKAGAEVVIAGDGAGVDPGRVVTALAERGLKRQLTEGGPRLLGQFVASGVLDELCLTLSPTMTAGGAQRIAGGPSVDVPKRFAVASLLEEAGFLFTRYRRI; this is encoded by the coding sequence ATGCGACGCCTGTTCCCTGTGACGGACATGACAGCCGCCGAAGCCACCGCCGGGGACCGGGAGTGGTCCCTCGACGAGCTGGCCGACGCCTACGCCTATCCCGAAGAGGCCGACCGCGGCCCGGAAGGCACGTGGCTGCGCGCCAACATGGTCTCCTCGCTCGACGGAGCGGGGCAGCACGAGGGTCGTTCCCAGCCCCTCTCCTCCCCGTCCGACATGCGGATCTTCGGCACCCTGCGCGGGCTGGCCGACGTGGTCGTGGTGGGCGCCCAGACGGTGCGCTCGGAGGGGTACCGGCCGGCTCGGGCGCGAGAGGTCTTCGCCGGTCGCAGGGCCGCCGCGGGCCAGGGCCCCGCGCCCGTGATCGCCGTGGCCAGCGCCTCCCTGGAGCTCGACTTCTCGGCTCCGCTGTTCACCGCGCCGCTGGTGCCGACGTTGGTCCTCACCGGCGCCGCCGCCGCCCCGGAGAAGCTGCTGGCGGCCGAGAAGGCGGGCGCCGAGGTGGTCATCGCCGGTGACGGAGCCGGCGTGGACCCGGGGCGCGTGGTGACCGCGCTCGCGGAGCGCGGACTGAAGCGGCAGCTGACCGAGGGCGGTCCCCGGCTGCTGGGTCAGTTCGTCGCCTCCGGGGTACTCGACGAGCTGTGCCTGACGCTCTCGCCGACCATGACGGCGGGCGGCGCGCAACGGATCGCCGGCGGGCCGTCGGTGGACGTCCCGAAACGGTTCGCCGTGGCGTCGCTGCTGGAAGAGGCCGGGTTTCTCTTCACCCGCTACCGTCGGATCTGA
- the zapE gene encoding cell division protein ZapE codes for MTVSTRSPHASPAITEAASAEASPVSLCTREPQVPADRLVAEMVPPPRFDAVRFDTYIPDPNRPSQTDAVRVLSSFAEGLGGAHASGAGRRPVLGRWFARKPAAPTGPRGVYLDGGYGVGKTHLLASLWHATPAEPALKAFGTFVELTNLVGALGFQQTVKTLGGHRLLCIDEFELDDPGDTVLVSSLLSRLVESGVALAATSNTLPGKLGEGRFAAVDFLREIQGLSAHFRPLRIDGEDYRHRGLPEAPTPYSEERVTKAAYATPGASLDDFPHLLEHLARVHPSRYGALTDGLSAVCLTDVRPVPDQSTALRLVVLADRLYDREVPVLASGLPFDRLFSDDMLKGGYRKKYFRAISRLTALARDAKGLVEQ; via the coding sequence ATGACTGTGTCGACCCGTTCCCCGCACGCCTCCCCCGCCATAACCGAGGCCGCTTCCGCCGAAGCCTCCCCGGTCTCCCTCTGCACCCGGGAGCCGCAGGTCCCCGCCGACCGGCTGGTCGCGGAGATGGTGCCGCCACCGCGGTTCGACGCGGTGCGCTTCGACACGTACATCCCGGACCCGAACCGGCCCAGCCAGACCGACGCGGTCAGGGTCCTGAGCTCCTTCGCCGAGGGTCTGGGCGGCGCGCACGCCAGCGGTGCCGGCAGGCGTCCGGTGCTCGGCCGCTGGTTCGCGAGGAAGCCGGCCGCCCCCACCGGGCCGCGCGGCGTGTACCTGGACGGCGGCTACGGCGTCGGCAAGACCCACCTGCTCGCCTCTCTCTGGCACGCGACCCCGGCCGAACCGGCCCTCAAGGCATTCGGCACCTTCGTGGAGCTGACGAACCTGGTCGGCGCCCTGGGATTCCAGCAGACCGTGAAGACCCTCGGCGGGCACCGGCTGCTCTGCATCGACGAATTCGAGCTGGACGACCCGGGCGACACCGTGCTGGTGTCCTCGCTGCTCAGCCGGCTGGTCGAGTCCGGAGTGGCACTGGCCGCGACCTCCAACACGCTGCCGGGGAAGCTCGGCGAGGGCCGGTTCGCCGCCGTCGACTTCCTGCGCGAGATCCAGGGCCTGTCCGCCCACTTCCGGCCGCTGCGGATCGACGGCGAGGACTACCGCCACCGGGGACTGCCCGAGGCACCGACGCCCTACTCCGAGGAGCGGGTGACGAAGGCGGCCTACGCCACACCGGGCGCCTCGCTCGACGACTTCCCGCACCTGCTGGAGCACCTGGCGAGGGTCCACCCCAGCCGGTACGGCGCGCTGACCGACGGGCTGAGCGCGGTCTGCCTCACCGACGTGCGCCCGGTCCCCGACCAGTCCACCGCGCTGCGGCTCGTCGTCCTCGCCGACCGCCTGTACGACCGCGAGGTGCCGGTGCTGGCCTCGGGGCTCCCCTTCGACCGGCTGTTCAGTGACGACATGCTGAAGGGCGGGTACCGGAAGAAGTACTTCCGGGCGATCTCCCGGCTCACGGCGCTGGCACGCGACGCAAAGGGTCTGGTGGAGCAGTAG
- a CDS encoding OsmC family protein, with amino-acid sequence MATVRHAHTVWEGDLLQGKGVVTLDSSGLGSYEVSWPARAEEPNGKTSPEELIAAAHSSCFSMAFSNGLAKAGNPPARLETKADVTFQPGEGITGIHLTVRGEVPGLDADEFKALAEDAKKNCPVSQALTGTTITLTAELV; translated from the coding sequence ATGGCCACCGTCCGTCACGCCCACACCGTCTGGGAGGGCGACCTCCTCCAGGGCAAGGGCGTCGTCACCCTCGACTCCTCCGGCCTCGGTTCGTACGAGGTCTCCTGGCCGGCTCGCGCCGAGGAGCCGAACGGCAAGACCAGCCCCGAGGAACTCATCGCCGCCGCGCACTCCTCCTGCTTCTCGATGGCGTTCTCCAACGGTCTGGCCAAGGCCGGCAACCCGCCGGCCCGCCTGGAGACCAAGGCCGACGTCACCTTCCAGCCGGGTGAGGGCATCACGGGCATCCACCTGACCGTGCGCGGCGAGGTCCCCGGACTGGACGCGGACGAGTTCAAGGCGCTGGCCGAGGACGCCAAGAAGAACTGCCCGGTCAGCCAGGCACTCACGGGGACGACGATCACGCTGACCGCCGAACTCGTCTGA
- a CDS encoding alkaline phosphatase PhoX, producing the protein MSATRRQILSRTGASVAGIAFSGALSELFTGSASAAGRGGYGPLVPDPAGLLDLPRGFRYTVLSRQGDPLRSGEGLVPSNPDGMGAFTGRRGRVHLVRNHENRVTGAIGVPVVQGLTYDPAAKGGCTALALDARNDVLGERVALAGTAVNCAGGPTPWDTWLTCEETEDRAGTNGYTKDHGYVFEVDGADPHRTGAVPLTAMGRFQHEAVALDPRNGIVYETEDAFDRPFGLFYRFLPERPLGGTGSLRAGGALEAMRVPGAPDLSLIQETGASFGGVEWVPVPDPLATRTPIRLQDFGPRGITHAQKLEGCYWGGRAVYFVSSFARAADGSAGTHFGQVWKYEPHRRRLTLVVVFGPGTDIRLPGESPDNICLAPHGGLMVCEDGGGAQYVYGLTRHGEVYAMARGAQNTGTPEDPEWGEFAGVTFAPDGRTMYVNCYRPGTTFAVTGPWH; encoded by the coding sequence ATGTCCGCAACACGACGTCAGATCCTTTCCCGCACCGGCGCGTCCGTCGCCGGCATCGCCTTCTCCGGCGCCCTCTCGGAGCTCTTCACCGGGAGTGCGAGCGCCGCGGGGCGCGGCGGCTACGGCCCGCTCGTCCCGGACCCCGCCGGCCTCCTCGACCTTCCCCGGGGCTTCCGCTACACGGTCCTCTCCCGGCAGGGCGACCCCCTTCGCTCCGGCGAGGGCCTCGTCCCGAGCAACCCCGACGGCATGGGCGCCTTCACCGGCCGTCGCGGCCGCGTCCATCTGGTCCGCAACCACGAGAACCGGGTCACCGGCGCGATCGGCGTCCCGGTCGTCCAGGGCCTGACCTACGATCCGGCCGCCAAGGGCGGCTGTACCGCGCTCGCGCTCGACGCCCGGAACGACGTCCTCGGCGAGCGTGTCGCCCTCGCCGGTACCGCCGTCAACTGCGCCGGCGGACCCACACCCTGGGACACCTGGCTCACCTGCGAGGAGACCGAGGACCGGGCGGGGACCAACGGATACACCAAGGACCACGGCTACGTCTTCGAGGTCGACGGCGCCGATCCGCACCGCACGGGGGCCGTCCCGCTGACCGCGATGGGCCGCTTCCAGCACGAGGCGGTCGCCCTCGACCCCCGCAACGGCATCGTCTACGAGACGGAGGACGCCTTCGACCGGCCCTTCGGCCTCTTCTACCGCTTCCTGCCGGAGAGGCCGCTGGGCGGCACCGGTTCGCTGCGCGCGGGCGGGGCGCTGGAGGCCATGCGGGTACCCGGTGCCCCCGACCTGTCCCTGATCCAGGAGACCGGCGCGAGCTTCGGCGGCGTCGAGTGGGTGCCGGTTCCGGACCCGCTGGCCACGCGGACGCCCATCCGGCTCCAGGACTTCGGCCCGCGGGGCATCACCCACGCGCAGAAGCTGGAGGGCTGCTACTGGGGCGGCCGGGCCGTGTACTTCGTGTCGAGCTTCGCCCGTGCCGCGGACGGCTCCGCCGGCACCCACTTCGGGCAGGTGTGGAAGTACGAGCCACACCGCCGACGACTCACGCTCGTCGTCGTCTTCGGCCCCGGCACGGACATCCGGCTGCCGGGCGAATCCCCGGACAACATCTGCCTGGCCCCCCACGGCGGGCTGATGGTCTGCGAGGACGGCGGCGGCGCGCAGTACGTGTACGGGCTGACCCGGCACGGCGAGGTGTACGCGATGGCGCGGGGCGCGCAGAACACCGGGACGCCGGAGGATCCCGAGTGGGGAGAGTTCGCCGGTGTCACGTTCGCGCCGGACGGGCGGACGATGTACGTCAACTGCTACCGGCCGGGGACGACGTTCGCCGTGACGGGGCCGTGGCACTGA
- a CDS encoding polysaccharide deacetylase family protein gives MGALGLLGAVLVGCGGVGTTAPGDPAKPAATRPALAPASAPASRPGAGAEAGAGAGPDTAGSPGAAPGPATVPQAPPTMAPGPSGMTPVFTRRTQGTEKVVALTFDADMTADQGPRAARGERFDNPRLIATLRRLGVDATVFMTGRWAEEYPDQARSIGNDPRFEIANHSYSHYAFASPCYGLPTVTERDMAADVTRAFDAFREAGARHVVPYFRFPGGCYDDTALRALAPAKVTAVQWDVVSGDAFATDADAVAQQVLDGVRPGSLVVMHCTRSAAPATEQAIRRIVPELRARGYRFVKVSELMGRQSPRG, from the coding sequence ATGGGTGCGCTCGGCCTGCTGGGCGCCGTCCTCGTCGGCTGCGGAGGAGTCGGCACGACGGCCCCGGGCGACCCCGCGAAGCCGGCCGCCACCCGCCCGGCGCTCGCCCCCGCCTCGGCTCCCGCGTCCCGGCCGGGGGCAGGAGCGGAGGCGGGGGCGGGCGCCGGGCCGGACACCGCGGGAAGCCCCGGCGCCGCACCCGGTCCGGCGACGGTGCCCCAGGCACCGCCCACCATGGCCCCGGGGCCCAGCGGCATGACGCCCGTGTTCACGCGACGGACCCAGGGCACGGAGAAGGTCGTCGCGCTCACCTTCGACGCCGACATGACGGCCGACCAGGGTCCCCGGGCGGCCCGCGGGGAACGCTTCGACAACCCGCGCCTCATCGCGACGCTCCGGCGCCTCGGGGTCGACGCGACGGTCTTCATGACGGGCCGCTGGGCGGAGGAGTACCCGGACCAGGCACGGTCGATCGGCAACGACCCCAGGTTCGAGATCGCCAACCACTCCTACAGCCACTACGCCTTCGCCTCCCCCTGCTACGGCCTGCCCACGGTGACCGAACGGGACATGGCGGCCGACGTGACGCGTGCCTTCGACGCCTTCCGCGAGGCCGGGGCGCGCCATGTCGTGCCGTACTTCCGTTTCCCGGGCGGCTGCTACGACGACACCGCGCTGCGCGCGCTCGCGCCGGCGAAGGTCACCGCGGTGCAGTGGGACGTGGTGAGCGGGGACGCCTTCGCGACGGACGCCGACGCCGTGGCCCAGCAGGTCCTGGACGGAGTCCGGCCGGGCTCTCTGGTCGTCATGCACTGCACCCGCAGCGCGGCGCCCGCCACGGAACAGGCGATCCGCCGGATCGTTCCCGAGCTCCGGGCGAGGGGCTACCGCTTCGTGAAGGTCTCGGAGCTGATGGGCCGGCAGAGTCCGCGCGGCTGA
- a CDS encoding AIM24 family protein: MKSDLFATENLVEPATFPGMTLQNPKSVKYAVDGEMHARQGSMIAFRGDLRFERKGQGIGGLLKRAVTGEGLALMAVRGRGEAWFAHEAQNCFIVEIEQNDALTVNGRNVLCFDATLSYEIKTVKGAGMTGGGLFNSVFSGHGKIALICEGSPIVIPVSPQAPVFVDTDAVVGWSERLHTTLHRSQSFGSMVRGGSGEAVQLKLEGQGFVIVRPSELTPQKASAN, encoded by the coding sequence ATGAAAAGCGATCTGTTCGCCACGGAGAACCTTGTCGAGCCGGCGACCTTCCCGGGAATGACCCTTCAGAACCCCAAGTCCGTCAAGTACGCCGTCGACGGTGAGATGCACGCCCGCCAGGGCTCGATGATCGCCTTTCGCGGAGACCTCCGTTTCGAGCGCAAGGGCCAGGGCATCGGCGGCCTCCTCAAGCGAGCCGTGACCGGCGAGGGCCTGGCGCTGATGGCCGTCCGGGGCCGGGGCGAGGCGTGGTTCGCGCACGAGGCGCAGAACTGCTTCATCGTCGAGATCGAGCAGAACGACGCGCTCACCGTCAACGGCCGCAACGTCCTGTGCTTCGACGCCACCCTCTCGTACGAGATCAAGACCGTGAAGGGCGCCGGGATGACCGGTGGCGGTCTCTTCAACAGCGTCTTCTCGGGTCACGGGAAGATCGCCCTGATCTGCGAGGGAAGCCCGATCGTCATTCCGGTCAGCCCACAGGCGCCGGTCTTCGTCGACACCGACGCGGTCGTCGGCTGGAGCGAGCGGTTGCACACGACGCTGCACCGCTCGCAGTCCTTCGGCTCGATGGTCCGCGGCGGCTCCGGTGAGGCGGTACAGCTGAAGCTGGAAGGGCAGGGCTTCGTCATCGTCCGGCCGAGCGAACTCACCCCGCAGAAGGCTTCGGCCAACTGA
- a CDS encoding aminoacyl-tRNA hydrolase, whose amino-acid sequence MNRDETDPETVRADSRDEQPQFVLPLVVRIERAGPPDRTDALETSARAVLAILSDDRARGDGAWARAMTDWQDARIRKVVRRARGAEWRRAGGLPGITVTGRSAEVRVFPPVPLDGWPKELARLQVSGTELDDPVEPGDGPAGAARLWLNPGLDMSAGKAMAQTGHGAQLLWWEMTEADRAAWREDGFPLSVRTASVERWAELTTSGLPVVRDAGFTEIAPGSPTVVSAFPVVGPPGR is encoded by the coding sequence GTGAACAGAGATGAGACCGACCCCGAGACCGTCCGCGCGGACTCCCGGGACGAGCAGCCGCAGTTCGTCCTGCCGCTCGTCGTGCGGATCGAGCGGGCCGGTCCCCCGGACCGTACCGACGCGCTGGAGACGTCGGCCCGCGCGGTCCTGGCGATCCTCTCGGACGACCGCGCCCGGGGTGACGGCGCGTGGGCGCGGGCGATGACGGACTGGCAGGACGCCCGGATCCGCAAGGTGGTGCGGCGGGCCCGCGGTGCGGAATGGCGCCGGGCGGGCGGGCTGCCCGGGATCACGGTCACCGGCCGGTCGGCGGAGGTCCGGGTGTTCCCGCCGGTCCCGCTGGACGGCTGGCCCAAGGAGCTGGCCAGACTGCAGGTGTCGGGGACGGAGCTGGACGACCCGGTCGAGCCCGGTGACGGACCGGCCGGGGCCGCGCGGCTGTGGCTGAACCCGGGGCTCGACATGTCGGCGGGCAAGGCGATGGCGCAGACCGGGCACGGCGCCCAGTTGTTGTGGTGGGAGATGACGGAGGCGGACCGCGCGGCATGGCGCGAGGACGGATTCCCGCTGTCGGTGCGGACCGCGTCCGTGGAACGCTGGGCCGAGCTGACCACCAGTGGGCTGCCGGTGGTACGCGATGCCGGATTCACGGAGATCGCTCCCGGTTCGCCCACCGTGGTCTCCGCGTTCCCCGTCGTCGGTCCGCCCGGTCGTTGA
- a CDS encoding DUF4142 domain-containing protein, with amino-acid sequence MSLRLNGTALIIAALVATVGALAFPVWSYADRSGTGQANLNASSVPTPWGPLSATDRDFLVKVRLAGLWELPAGQQAIERAPSQAIRDAGDHLVVGHSDLDRRARSVAAKLGVELPNQPTEQQQGWLREMTAASGEEYERKFANLLRDSHGKVFALIAEVRHTTRNTLMRQLASDANQTVLDHITMLEATGLVDFDAMANEAAGRKTAPPTGPPVVPSPAVPTPAVPTGDQTFTSRPLPESSLVTPTS; translated from the coding sequence TTGTCGCTACGCCTCAACGGAACGGCCCTCATCATCGCGGCGCTGGTCGCGACGGTCGGCGCGCTTGCCTTCCCCGTCTGGTCCTACGCCGATCGCTCCGGAACCGGACAGGCCAATCTCAACGCGTCGAGCGTGCCCACTCCGTGGGGCCCGCTCTCGGCCACGGACCGGGACTTCCTCGTCAAGGTACGACTCGCCGGCCTCTGGGAACTGCCGGCCGGCCAGCAGGCCATCGAACGCGCCCCCAGTCAGGCCATCCGGGACGCCGGCGACCACCTGGTCGTCGGCCACAGCGATCTGGACCGGCGGGCCCGGAGCGTGGCCGCGAAGCTGGGGGTCGAGCTGCCGAACCAGCCGACCGAGCAGCAACAGGGCTGGCTGCGGGAGATGACGGCGGCGAGCGGGGAGGAGTACGAGCGGAAGTTCGCGAACCTGTTGCGCGACTCGCACGGGAAGGTGTTCGCGCTGATCGCGGAGGTCCGGCACACGACCCGCAACACGCTGATGCGGCAGCTGGCGAGCGACGCGAACCAGACCGTGCTCGACCACATCACCATGCTGGAGGCGACCGGGCTGGTCGACTTCGACGCGATGGCGAACGAGGCCGCCGGGCGGAAGACGGCGCCGCCGACGGGTCCGCCGGTGGTGCCGTCGCCGGCCGTGCCGACCCCGGCGGTACCGACCGGGGACCAGACCTTCACCTCACGGCCACTGCCGGAGTCCAGCCTCGTCACACCCACCTCGTAG
- a CDS encoding DUF692 domain-containing protein — MAELGIGIGWRPEIAEAVEALPGVDWVEVVAENICVGHLPDSLTRLRSRGVTVVPHGVSLGLGGADRPDPARLADLAAKATALGAPLVTEHLAFVRAGGARTATPVLEAGHLLPVPRTWDALEVLCENVRIAQDALPVPLALENIAALISWPGEELTEGRFLAELVERTGVRLLIDVANLHTNHVNRGEDPAKALADLPVEALAYVHVAGGVERDGVWHDTHAHPVPAEVLAVLSDLASRVSPPGVLLERDDHFPSAEELASELAAIRRTLKAARAGTTDLTSRPDAAARTRATARRAVASPTVAYSADRRPSGDGEERPVLIGAGARVSGGLMPGPRRPARVAVGAAGPTGARRPALRFRQRRGGAIPRPAAAAPAPHSGSGAADGARERLALAQTSLLSALVAGTPVPEGFDRRRLGVQSRALVAKRAGVIAKVAPELPQILGEDFRPAFRSYALTRPMSGGYRRDALDFVEHLLVAGRPEDAEARRRLTDWWRERADVRPPGRSTRLARAARAALARRWAA, encoded by the coding sequence ATGGCGGAACTCGGCATCGGCATCGGCTGGCGCCCGGAGATCGCGGAGGCGGTGGAGGCGCTGCCCGGCGTCGACTGGGTGGAGGTCGTCGCGGAGAACATCTGTGTGGGCCACCTGCCCGACTCCCTGACCCGGCTGCGTTCGCGCGGGGTCACGGTGGTCCCGCACGGGGTGTCTCTGGGGCTCGGCGGCGCGGACCGGCCGGACCCGGCACGGCTCGCTGACCTGGCGGCGAAGGCCACGGCCCTGGGGGCGCCGCTGGTGACGGAGCACCTCGCGTTCGTACGGGCCGGGGGCGCGCGGACGGCGACACCGGTGCTGGAGGCCGGCCATCTGCTTCCGGTGCCCCGCACCTGGGACGCGCTGGAGGTGCTCTGCGAGAACGTCCGGATCGCCCAGGACGCGCTGCCTGTCCCGCTGGCACTGGAGAACATCGCCGCGCTGATCTCCTGGCCGGGCGAGGAGCTGACCGAGGGGCGGTTCCTGGCGGAGCTGGTGGAGCGCACGGGTGTGCGGCTCCTGATCGACGTCGCCAATCTCCACACCAACCACGTCAACCGCGGAGAGGACCCGGCGAAGGCGCTGGCGGACCTGCCGGTGGAGGCCCTCGCCTACGTGCACGTGGCGGGCGGCGTGGAACGCGACGGCGTCTGGCACGACACCCACGCCCACCCGGTACCGGCCGAGGTGCTCGCCGTTCTGTCGGACCTCGCGTCTCGGGTCTCCCCGCCGGGTGTGCTGCTCGAAAGGGACGACCACTTCCCGTCGGCGGAGGAACTGGCCTCGGAGCTGGCGGCGATCCGGCGGACGCTGAAGGCGGCGCGGGCGGGGACGACGGACCTGACGTCCCGGCCGGACGCGGCGGCGCGGACGCGTGCCACCGCCCGCCGCGCCGTCGCCTCCCCCACCGTCGCCTACTCCGCGGACCGGCGACCCTCCGGGGACGGGGAAGAACGGCCCGTGCTCATCGGCGCGGGCGCCCGGGTGTCGGGCGGCCTCATGCCCGGCCCGCGCCGGCCCGCCCGGGTGGCCGTCGGCGCGGCCGGGCCGACGGGCGCACGGCGGCCCGCGCTCCGCTTCCGGCAGCGGCGGGGCGGGGCGATACCCCGCCCCGCCGCTGCCGCCCCCGCCCCGCACTCCGGCTCCGGGGCGGCTGACGGCGCACGCGAGCGGCTCGCGCTCGCCCAGACCTCGCTGTTGTCCGCGCTCGTCGCCGGCACCCCCGTACCCGAGGGCTTCGACCGGAGGCGGCTCGGGGTGCAGAGCCGGGCCCTGGTGGCCAAGCGCGCGGGAGTGATCGCGAAGGTGGCCCCCGAGCTCCCGCAGATCCTCGGCGAGGACTTCCGCCCGGCCTTCCGCTCGTACGCCCTGACCCGTCCGATGTCCGGGGGGTACCGGCGCGACGCGCTGGACTTCGTCGAGCACCTGCTCGTCGCCGGCCGTCCCGAGGACGCCGAAGCGCGCCGTCGTCTCACCGACTGGTGGCGGGAACGGGCCGACGTCCGCCCGCCGGGACGGTCGACGAGGCTGGCCCGCGCCGCCCGCGCCGCGCTCGCGAGGAGGTGGGCGGCGTGA
- a CDS encoding TIGR04222 domain-containing membrane protein, which yields MNGLALFVSAAGVVCALLLIVKVARTRRGSGGELHDRDEVAFVNGGPARVVDAALASLQADGRIGVGGPGIVTVVRPTAHGPVERAVLQEHAAALHGGLHTLRAAVVRHQAVQEIGDGLAARGLLVPPPARRSVIVWSLVLGLVSLAMFPVAIVLTVVEFTGVEFTGVDDIAFPFVLKVAPVLVGAGITALVCGAASADRVTSAGRRAAAAYLRASGHLGDPGHLVAVHGLRALPDPVLREQLLAAARARRPTAGNRRRRGAGRPGGGGFTGGRHHGSSADAVGVVAVWCAGDAGYGVGDGAGGCSGGSCSSGSCSGGSSCGGSGGSSCSSGSSCGGSGGSSCSGGSSCGGS from the coding sequence GTGAACGGGCTCGCCCTGTTCGTCAGTGCGGCCGGAGTCGTCTGCGCGCTGCTGTTGATCGTGAAGGTCGCCCGCACCCGGCGGGGTTCCGGCGGCGAGCTGCACGACCGTGACGAGGTCGCCTTCGTCAACGGCGGCCCGGCCCGGGTCGTGGACGCCGCTCTCGCCTCGCTCCAGGCCGACGGCCGGATCGGCGTCGGCGGGCCCGGCATCGTGACGGTCGTGCGCCCCACCGCGCACGGCCCCGTCGAGCGTGCCGTCCTCCAGGAGCACGCGGCGGCCCTGCACGGTGGGTTGCACACGCTTCGGGCGGCCGTGGTGCGGCACCAGGCCGTCCAGGAGATCGGCGACGGACTCGCGGCCCGCGGCCTCCTGGTGCCGCCGCCCGCGCGCCGCTCGGTGATCGTCTGGAGTCTCGTCCTCGGACTGGTGAGTCTGGCCATGTTCCCCGTCGCGATCGTCCTGACGGTCGTGGAGTTCACGGGCGTGGAGTTCACGGGCGTGGACGACATCGCGTTTCCCTTCGTCCTCAAGGTCGCCCCGGTCCTCGTCGGCGCCGGGATCACGGCCCTGGTCTGCGGCGCGGCCTCCGCCGACCGGGTGACCTCCGCCGGCCGGCGGGCCGCCGCCGCGTACCTGCGCGCGTCCGGGCACCTCGGCGACCCCGGTCACCTCGTCGCGGTGCACGGGCTGCGGGCCCTGCCGGACCCGGTCCTGCGGGAGCAACTCCTCGCGGCGGCACGGGCACGCCGGCCCACCGCCGGCAACCGTCGGCGCCGCGGCGCCGGCCGGCCCGGGGGCGGCGGATTCACCGGCGGCCGGCACCACGGCTCCTCGGCCGACGCCGTCGGCGTGGTCGCCGTCTGGTGCGCGGGCGACGCCGGCTACGGCGTCGGCGACGGAGCGGGCGGCTGTTCCGGCGGCTCGTGCTCCAGTGGTTCCTGCTCCGGCGGTTCGAGCTGCGGCGGGTCCGGCGGGAGCTCCTGCTCAAGCGGTTCGAGCTGCGGCGGGTCCGGCGGGAGCTCCTGCTCCGGCGGTTCGAGCTGCGGCGGGTCCTGA